The Stenotrophomonas indicatrix DNA segment CTGAATACCGCCAGCGGCGGCACAGCCGCACTGCTGGTCAAACCGCGCTGGCAGGCGCACGATGCGCGACGCCCTGCGTTGACACCGCCCTCGCCCTTGCTGCCGCACCCTTGCGCCGATGACCGCCCCTACCGATTCCGTCCCTGCCGCCGCTGCCCCGACCTGGAAGCGGGTCGCCACCATTGTCGTTCCATTGTTGATCCTGGCGCTGGCCCTGCACGGGCTGGCCGGCGAATTCGATGAGCACGGCTATCGCGCGATCCGCCAGGCCTTCCGCCAGCTCAGCGGTGCGCAGATCGCGCTGACCGTGCTGCTGGGTCTGGCCAGCTACGCGTGCCTGATCGGCTTCGATGCGATCGGCCTGCGCCGCAGTGGCATCCGCGTGCACCCGGCACGGATCGGCATCACCGCCTTCCTCGCCCACACCCTGGGCCAGACCGTGGGCTTTGCCGCACTCACCGGTGGTGCCGTGCGCCTGCGTGGCTACCGCAGTGCCGGCCTGGACCTGGCGCAGATCGGCCAGGTGGTGCTGATGAGCACGCTGGGCTTCATCTTCGGCGCGTGGCTGCTGATCGGCGTTGCCCTGTGCATGGAGCCGGCCGCGGCCGCGCTTGCGCTGCCGCTGGACCCCGCTGCGGTGCGCGTGGTCGGCATCGTCGCGCTGATCGCCTTTGCCGCCACCTTCATCCTGGTCGGCCGCGACGGTCGCCAGTTCCGCATCTTCGGCCATGGCCTGTGGCTACCCGACCGACGCACCATGTTGGGTGTCACCGTGCTCAGCGTGGTCGAACTGGTGTTGGCCAGTGCCGCGTTCTACGTGCTGCTGCCGGATTCCACGCCGACCGGGCTGCCTGGTTTCGTCGGCCTGTACCTGGTGGCCGTGCTGGCCGGCCTGGTCTCCACCGTGCCGGCCGGCCTGGGCGTGTTCGAGTGGAGCCTGCTGAAGCTGCTGCCGCAAGTGGCCCCCGCGGCGGTGCTGGCAGCGGCATTGATCTACCGCGTCAGCTACTACGTGCTGCCGTTGCTGCTGGCCACCGTCCTGGCATTGGCACCCGCGCTGCGGCAACCGCTGCAGGCCAGCGCAGGTGCCACCCGCGCCGGCTGGTACGCGCTGCGTCCGTGGTTGCCGCAGATCATCGCGCTGGCCGCCTTCAGTGTCGGCGCCGCGCTGGTCATCGACGGCACCCTGCCCACCCCACGCCGGCACCTGATCAATGCCTCACTGCCGATCCTGGAAACCTCGCACCTGATCGGCAGCCTGGCCGGCGTCGCCCTGCTGCTGATCGGACAGGGCCTGGCCCGCCGCAGCCACGCAGCCTGGATGCTGGCGATGGCGATCTGCGTAATCGCGCCGCTGCCGATCTGGCTGCGCGGTGGCCAACCGCTGATCGCCTTGTCGGCGTTGTTGGTGGCGATGGCGCTGTGGGCAGCACGTCGCGAGTTCTATCGCCAGGGCGCACTGCTGGACGAAGCCTGGTCGTGGCCATGGCTGCGCAACCTCGGCCTGGTGCTGGTCGCAGTGACCTGGCTGCTGTTCTTCACCTACAGCCATGTCGAATACCAGAACGAGCTGTGGTGGCAGTTCGCGGTGTCCGGCAATGCACCGCGCGCGCTGCGTGCGCTGCTGCTGGTGGCGATGGCACTGGTGATGTTCGGGCTGGCGCGGTTGCTGCACAGCACGCGCAGCCCGCTGCCGCCTGCCGACGACGCAACCCTGCAGGCGCTGACACCGGTGCTGGCCGGCGCCACCGACACCCAGGCCTGCCTGGTGCTGACCGCCGACAAGGCGGTACTGCGCGATGCGGAACACAAGGGCTTTGTGATGATGCAGCGCTACGGCGGTTCCCTGATCGCGATGGGCGATCCGGTCGGGCCGCCCGAGGTGGCGCGTGCATTGATCTGGCGCTTCCGCGAGGAAGCCGACCGGCTCGGCCTGCGCCCGGTGTTCTACCAGGTGGGTGAAGCGTATTGGCAGACCTATCTCGATCTCGGCCTGGGTCTGGTCAAGCTGGGGGAAGAGGCCATGGTGCCGCTGCACGACTTCGGTCTGGAAGGCCGCGAGCGTGCCGACCTGCGGCAAGCCTGGAACCGCGGCAAGCGCGGTGGGCTGTCCTTCCGCGTAGCACCAGCGGAAGAGATCCCTGCCCTGCTGCCACGCCTGCATGCGATTTCCAACGCGTGGCTGGACGACAAGTCCGGCGACGAGAAGGGCTTCTCGCTGGGCAGCTACGACCCGGATTATCTGGTGCGTTTCCCGATCGCGCTGGTCGAAGCCGAGGGTCGGATCGTGGCCTTCGCCAACCTGTGGCAGGCACCGGCAGGCGCCGAACTGTCAGTGGATCTGATGCGCCACGTCAGCGACGCACCGAAGGGCACGATGGATTTCCTGTTCATCGAGCTGTTCCTGTGGGGCCGCGCGCAGGGGTATGCACGGTTCTCGCTGGGCATGGCGCCGCTGTCGGGCCTGGCCCAGCACCGCCTGGCCGGGCGCTGGAACCGCCTGGCAGGCCTGCTCGCACGACACGGTGAGCGCTTCTATGGCTTCAGCGGCCTGCGCAGGTTCAAGTCGAAGTTCGATCCGCAATGGCGACCGCGCTACCTGGCCGCACCCGGCGGCATGCACCTGCCGGCCGCGCTGCTGGATGCCACGCGGCTGATCTCGCTGGACCCGCGGCGGAATTGACGCCCCGATCCGCCGGGCATGGCCCGGCGCTACCTGCCGCTCGGTAGGTGTCGACCTTGGTCGGCACACTTCCTGCCATGGAGTTCCAAGCCCAAGCGCCGACCAAGGTCGGCGTCTACCAGGGCCTACGCGCCGCCCTTGAGGATCACTTCGGCCAAGCGATCGTAGTCACCGCCGAAGTGATGGTCGCCCGGCAGCTTGACCTTGTGCACGCCGTCGCTGCCCGGCAGATCGGGGCACAGCGCATCCTCGTCCTTGTCGCCGTACACGCACAGGGTCCTGGCCGCCGGCAGCTTCGCTACTTCCGGCGCGATCGGCAGACCGCCGCCGCCACCGCCCAGCCAGTTGCTGACATGGAATTCAAAGTCGGCGTTCCTGCCCACCGACAGCAGCACGATGCGCTCTAGGCCGGCGCGGGTGCCTGCATCAAGCTGGTTGATGGTGGCCGGCAGCACATCGGCGCCCTGCGAGAAACCGATCAGCATCACCTTGTCGCGCTGCCATTGCTGGCGGTAGTGGCCGATGATCTTCTGCAGATCGACAGCGAATCCCTGCGGCGTGCGTTCGCTCCAGAAATAACGCAGCGAATCGATGCCCACCACCGCCACGCCATGTTCGGCCAGGGCGCCGGCTACGTCCTTGTCCAGGCCGGCCCAGCCGCCATCGCCGGAAACGAACACCGCCAAGGTGTCACCGCTGCCCTGCGCCGGCACTTCCACTACCGGCAGCCCCTTCAGGGCATCCGGCGGCGGTGCCAGCGCGACCCCGGCCTGCGCACCGATCACCCGGGCGGCTGCCACCAGCCCCGGTGTCGCATCGCCGGCAACGGTGCGCTTGAATTCACGGGCCATCGCAACCTGCTGCACAAACGGGCCTGCACTGTTGATTGAACACCCCGGCGCACCGGCCGCGTTCAACCACGGGAAATTCAGTTCACTGGGCTGCAGGCGGTCGTGCTTCACGCCATCGCCGCAGACCATGCGCTCGTGCGTGTGGGCCGGGCAGAAACCCGAGGTCAGCAGGCCGGCAAAGACCTGGGTGTCGGCCTGCGCTGCCAGCGCATAAGCCAGTTCAGCGCCTTCGCCGCTGCCGCCAACCAACGGCAGGTGATACCCCGGCAGATGCAGGAATGCCTGCACCCAACGCGAGAAATTCTCGACATCGCCCGCGCCGAACGCACAGCTGCTGTTGCCTTCGCGCTTGAGCACGCCACGCAGGTGGGCCACATCCACCGATGCGACCAGTGCTCCATCGGCGCGCAGCGCTTCAATCGGCATGCGGCTGTCATCGGCACCGGCGCCGTCATGGAACCAGATCACCACCCGTTGGGGGGCCCCGGCCGGTACATGCACCGGCACCTGATCGAAACGTCCGTGGCTGACCTGCTGCACTGACGCCACCGCTGGCACCGCTGCCAGCGCCAACACCAGTCCCATCGCCCCGCCCAGCCCTGCACGCATCGTTTTTGCATCCGTTGGAATGCGCACACGATACGCCGCCGCTGCGTGCACGGCACGTACCGGTACAGGCGGCCTGCAACCAGGCAGGTGGTTGATTCAGCGGGTGCCGGCAGGACGCCCGCGGCGATACAGCGCCAGCGCCAACCACAGCAGCCAGCCGACGATCACCGCGATAACCAGCTTCTGCCCCAGCCCACGCGGTGCGCCACCGCGCCAGAGCACGTGCATCCACAGCAGCACGAAGGCCAGCCATGCCCAGCCCCACAACAGCGCCGCACTGCCTCGCCAGCCCGGCTCGCGGCGCAGGTACCAGGCCTGCAGCAGCATGCCGACGCTGGCGCACAGGAAGGCGGTATTGGCCGCCAGGCCATGGATCAACGGCGCCAGCAACGGCGTTGCCGCGGGCAGCCAGCTGTCACCGATGGCAACGATGGCCAGGCCAATGGCAGCCACGCAGAACAGCAAGGGTGCCGCTGCGCTGCGCCGCGGCCCCACGCTGTACCGATACAAAGCGACGCCGAGCACGGCGATGGCCAGCGCCAGCATGCAGTAGGCCGTGCGTAGTGCCAGACCCCACGGCCCATGCAGGTACAGGCTCAGGGTAGCCTTCACCCAATCCAGATCCGTACGCGCGAACTGCGTCCACAATGCAGTCGCCACGAACAACAGCAGTGCCACCAGCGCCAGCATCGCGGCTGGACGGGCACGGCTCATGGGTCGGCGTCCGGATGCCGAGCCTTCCACTCAGCCAGCACCTTGCGGTAACGCTGCAGCTCCTCGGTGTACAGGTCGAGCACGCACAGCGGGCAGCCACTGCCGCAGCATTCGTTGGGGCCGGGTTCTTCCGGCGGCAGCGGACGGGGATCGGCAGGGATATCGGAGACGGTCACGGCTGCAAACAACACCACGCGATGGCAGATGGATAGTGTAGCGGTGCGCTCAGGCGCCCAGTTGGCGGCGCAGGTTGGCCCGCGCGGCAGCATCAAGGCGCTGGTCGAAGAAGTCGCTGAGGAAGATCCGCGGCGCGCGCAGCAGCCCCTGCAGGAAGCGACGGCGTCCGGCGCGGTACAGGAAGCCCGGCACCACGCCTTTGTACTCTTCGGCCACGCCGCGGTCATACGCGGCAAACACCTCCTCGGGTGCCGCCAGGATCGCCATGTCGCAGTCGAGGAACAGCGCAGCTTCGGCATCGACATCGGCCGGGCCCAGCTCACCATGGCGGGCGGTAAGCAGGATCAACTGCTCGACCCGGCCTGCGTCCACCGATGCCAGCTCGGGCCAGTCCGCGATCGCCTGCAGGGCCAGCGCGGCCGACTTTACCTCGTTGTCCTTGCGGCCGGCTTGGTAGATCGCATCGTGGTACAACGCTGCCAGATAGACCTCGGCCGGCTGCTGCCAGCCCGGCCCCTCGGCCACCGTCTGGCAATGCTGCAGGACCGCACGCACATGGCCGAAGTGGTGGTAGGCGCGCGGCGGCGTTGCATAGGCATCCTGAAGTGCCTGCCAATGGGCGGGAGCAAGGGTCAGCGGGGCGAAGTCCATGCGTGGATGATCCCGCCCTTGGCACCGCCGGGCAAGCTGGCTGTTTTTTCACCAGCCACTCACATCCCCTGCCGGGCAAGGGCGCAGGGCAGTTGTCCACAGGTTTGTCGCGTGCTGGTCCACATTGGTTGTGGATGAGCGGCGCGTTGGTCGCCGGTGGATGCGGACCGCCACGTGCAGGTCTACACTGACCGCAGGCGGAAGCGCCCGCCGCTGCCGGAAACCGTCATGCGTCGTCTTGCCGCTCGATGCTTTCTCCTGTCACTGGCCGCGCTCGGCGCGCCAGCCCTGTGTGCTCAGGATGCGCCGCCCCCCGCGCCCGCCATCCCGACCATCTCTGCCGTAAAGGTCACCGCCGCCAGCGTGCCGACGCCCGAACAGGTGCTCGCGATCCCGCCAGCGATGCGCGAGATGCTGCAGAATCAGGTGATCAGCCGCAGCTACTCGCGCGATCAGCGCCTGCAGGCGCTGGTGGAAATGATCTTCAGCCAGCGCGGTCTGGACCTGCAGTACGACGCCGATGCGACCTACACCGTCAGCGAGATCTGGCAGCACCAGCGCGCCAACTGCCTCGCCTTCACCCTGCTGTTCGTCACGCTTGCCCGTGAGGCCGGCATCCAGGCGAGGGTGCAGGAAGTCGGCCAGGTGGTGTCGTGGTATCAGGACCAGGACCAGGGCGTGGTCTACAACGTCGGGCACGTCAACGCCGGCGTGGATGTCGGCGGTCGCTACGGCACCGTCGACCTTGACCGCAACGTGCTGTATGACCGCCATGGGCCGCAGCCCATCGGCCGTGAGCGGGCGCTGGCGCACTACTACAACAACCGGG contains these protein-coding regions:
- the mprF gene encoding bifunctional lysylphosphatidylglycerol flippase/synthetase MprF, with protein sequence MTAPTDSVPAAAAPTWKRVATIVVPLLILALALHGLAGEFDEHGYRAIRQAFRQLSGAQIALTVLLGLASYACLIGFDAIGLRRSGIRVHPARIGITAFLAHTLGQTVGFAALTGGAVRLRGYRSAGLDLAQIGQVVLMSTLGFIFGAWLLIGVALCMEPAAAALALPLDPAAVRVVGIVALIAFAATFILVGRDGRQFRIFGHGLWLPDRRTMLGVTVLSVVELVLASAAFYVLLPDSTPTGLPGFVGLYLVAVLAGLVSTVPAGLGVFEWSLLKLLPQVAPAAVLAAALIYRVSYYVLPLLLATVLALAPALRQPLQASAGATRAGWYALRPWLPQIIALAAFSVGAALVIDGTLPTPRRHLINASLPILETSHLIGSLAGVALLLIGQGLARRSHAAWMLAMAICVIAPLPIWLRGGQPLIALSALLVAMALWAARREFYRQGALLDEAWSWPWLRNLGLVLVAVTWLLFFTYSHVEYQNELWWQFAVSGNAPRALRALLLVAMALVMFGLARLLHSTRSPLPPADDATLQALTPVLAGATDTQACLVLTADKAVLRDAEHKGFVMMQRYGGSLIAMGDPVGPPEVARALIWRFREEADRLGLRPVFYQVGEAYWQTYLDLGLGLVKLGEEAMVPLHDFGLEGRERADLRQAWNRGKRGGLSFRVAPAEEIPALLPRLHAISNAWLDDKSGDEKGFSLGSYDPDYLVRFPIALVEAEGRIVAFANLWQAPAGAELSVDLMRHVSDAPKGTMDFLFIELFLWGRAQGYARFSLGMAPLSGLAQHRLAGRWNRLAGLLARHGERFYGFSGLRRFKSKFDPQWRPRYLAAPGGMHLPAALLDATRLISLDPRRN
- a CDS encoding tetratricopeptide repeat protein codes for the protein MRRLAARCFLLSLAALGAPALCAQDAPPPAPAIPTISAVKVTAASVPTPEQVLAIPPAMREMLQNQVISRSYSRDQRLQALVEMIFSQRGLDLQYDADATYTVSEIWQHQRANCLAFTLLFVTLAREAGIQARVQEVGQVVSWYQDQDQGVVYNVGHVNAGVDVGGRYGTVDLDRNVLYDRHGPQPIGRERALAHYYNNRGAEHLADGDLSGARAFFDAALAQDPEFAATWNNIGVLDNRLGDDEGARRALDTALRLDGRQSAALNNASALYRKLGMTAQAQSMQKKLQSVQREDPFAQYMQGAQAERAGDMDKAITYYRRAVRLYDTAHQFHFGLARVYFLTGRLQRADRELLRAQELGGSTQQARYQAKLDSLARWRAQQAKR
- a CDS encoding DUF998 domain-containing protein gives rise to the protein MSRARPAAMLALVALLLFVATALWTQFARTDLDWVKATLSLYLHGPWGLALRTAYCMLALAIAVLGVALYRYSVGPRRSAAAPLLFCVAAIGLAIVAIGDSWLPAATPLLAPLIHGLAANTAFLCASVGMLLQAWYLRREPGWRGSAALLWGWAWLAFVLLWMHVLWRGGAPRGLGQKLVIAVIVGWLLWLALALYRRGRPAGTR
- a CDS encoding virulence factor family protein — translated: MRAGLGGAMGLVLALAAVPAVASVQQVSHGRFDQVPVHVPAGAPQRVVIWFHDGAGADDSRMPIEALRADGALVASVDVAHLRGVLKREGNSSCAFGAGDVENFSRWVQAFLHLPGYHLPLVGGSGEGAELAYALAAQADTQVFAGLLTSGFCPAHTHERMVCGDGVKHDRLQPSELNFPWLNAAGAPGCSINSAGPFVQQVAMAREFKRTVAGDATPGLVAAARVIGAQAGVALAPPPDALKGLPVVEVPAQGSGDTLAVFVSGDGGWAGLDKDVAGALAEHGVAVVGIDSLRYFWSERTPQGFAVDLQKIIGHYRQQWQRDKVMLIGFSQGADVLPATINQLDAGTRAGLERIVLLSVGRNADFEFHVSNWLGGGGGGLPIAPEVAKLPAARTLCVYGDKDEDALCPDLPGSDGVHKVKLPGDHHFGGDYDRLAEVILKGGA
- a CDS encoding oxidoreductase-like domain-containing protein; protein product: MTVSDIPADPRPLPPEEPGPNECCGSGCPLCVLDLYTEELQRYRKVLAEWKARHPDADP